One window of the Pyrinomonadaceae bacterium genome contains the following:
- a CDS encoding tetratricopeptide repeat protein, producing MRSIKLVLLLMVFAGGAHAQAPAAVNFNESGKALHAKGDRAGAIAEFTKAIEVDPQYAMAYNNRGATRNDLGDFDGALADLTRAIEIDPRLAKAFYNRAIAKKAKGDLDGSIADYTKAIEIDPRYASAYNNRGHIWLDRRDFQKAIADFDKAIETDSRFAMAYFNRGFARGHSGDLSRAIEDFTKGLELEPRNVSGIFNRAFAKQLKGDPAGAIADYRKAIVIDPKHAEAYNSLAWLLATSPRADLRNGKQAVQYALKGAELTAWKSPGSLETLAAAYAEVRNFREAIKWQTRALTFPEAKNEEPANLRLKLYQQRRPFRDQ from the coding sequence ATGCGATCAATCAAACTTGTCCTGCTTCTGATGGTTTTTGCGGGTGGGGCTCACGCCCAAGCGCCGGCTGCGGTCAACTTTAACGAAAGCGGCAAAGCGCTTCACGCCAAAGGTGATCGCGCCGGTGCGATCGCGGAGTTCACCAAAGCTATTGAAGTCGATCCGCAGTACGCGATGGCCTACAACAATCGCGGCGCGACTCGCAACGACCTCGGTGATTTCGATGGCGCACTCGCCGACCTCACGCGTGCCATTGAGATCGATCCGCGGCTGGCGAAAGCTTTTTACAATCGCGCCATCGCGAAAAAAGCGAAAGGCGATCTTGACGGATCCATCGCCGACTACACCAAAGCGATCGAGATCGATCCCAGATACGCATCGGCTTACAACAATCGCGGTCACATCTGGCTCGACCGACGAGACTTCCAAAAGGCCATCGCTGATTTCGACAAAGCCATTGAAACCGATTCGCGTTTCGCGATGGCTTACTTCAATCGTGGATTCGCTCGGGGACACAGCGGCGATCTCAGCCGCGCAATTGAGGACTTTACCAAAGGCTTGGAGCTCGAGCCGCGAAATGTCTCGGGCATTTTCAACCGTGCCTTCGCCAAACAATTGAAAGGCGATCCGGCTGGAGCCATAGCAGATTACCGCAAGGCTATCGTGATTGATCCGAAACATGCCGAGGCCTATAACTCCTTAGCCTGGCTGCTAGCGACTTCCCCCCGGGCCGATTTGAGGAATGGAAAACAGGCGGTGCAGTACGCCCTGAAAGGGGCTGAGCTGACAGCGTGGAAAAGTCCAGGGTCACTGGAAACTTTGGCCGCAGCTTATGCTGAAGTTCGCAACTTCAGAGAAGCGATTAAATGGCAGACCCGGGCTTTAACCTTCCCCGAGGCAAAAAATGAGGAGCCAGCCAACCTGCGACTGAAACTCTACCAACAGCGACGCCCCTTTAGAGACCAATAG